A region of the Clupea harengus chromosome 7, Ch_v2.0.2, whole genome shotgun sequence genome:
CGGACACGGAGCCGCGGCACCGGGACATGAGCAGTGAGACGACGTTGTAGTGGTCCCCGCACTCTCGCCTCCAGACAGAGTTAGTCAAAGTGAACAGCAAAGCCGCACCTGTGGGCACACTGTGAGATGAAACGATCTCCTATGCTCCCACCATAGAGGTGCAGACAGGAAAATGCAAGGGGAATGGTCAAACACACTTGCCATGGACTCCCAGTTTTTGTGATACTGCAGATCTCAGATGGATGTCGTGTATGGGAACTGTGTCCAAAGTCCAAACTTTGGTCCGTGTTAACCATTACCAAACCTTCAGTAAGCAAATgcaccaggtttttttttttgtccagtcATATACCACATAATGCCAGATTCTTGAGACATCATTTTTGAGCAGAGGGAGCTTTTAACTGTAAATGAGAGTATATTTTGTGCAAATCTATCTTTAtctctatatatatgtatttatataataaGCAGTATGTGAAGAACATACTTATTTTGCACTTTCCATTCAAAGAAGTTTTCCACAAAATGATAGATAGAAAATGACCTGAGGGATTCCATACATCGGAAAATTATTGGTTTTCCCTCAAGAGTAAAACAAGTGGTGCTGTTTAAGTCTATGGATTATGTAGTTAATGTTCTTTCGAGCAAGAAATTgttcttttatttccttttttgtttcttGCCTCTGTGTCGGTTGGAAAAGGCTGGGGGAAAAGAAACAACCAAAACAGCTTCAAAACCCAAATTCAAATTCTGCTAGGTTACATTATAAAATAAGTTATTGTTCCGCCATACAATAACTTATAATCTTTACTACAGCAGACAATTGGTATGTAACATTACCAAtatttttgtgtgaatgtgagtcaaTATACGATGTAATTAGCAACTGGTTATGGGTTATTAGAGAGTGAGACACTCCAATATTGTAGGTGGAATACCTATGTCTACAACTtgaaatgtatgtgtttctaCTATTTGATGTGACCAGAGGATATATGTTGTAGCATCCGTCACCTGTTAACAGAAATGCCATGCAGAATAAGTTATTCCCATTGTCCTTTCAGTCAGCCCAGCCATTTTTGTATGTACATGCAATTTGTGACGTGTCGCTGAAAATCTATTTTGTATACTTAGGTTGTTAATCTTATAGATCATGAAATATTATTGTTTTCTATAAGAGTACTATTGTAGCAAAGATGATAATATAATGTTATATTTGTCTatattatttaaatcaaatatcTATCTTTATTACTGACAACATGGATTCTCACTttaaaagaatattttacaacCTGTGAATGTGCAATTAATGTACCTTAATGTACATGACACTTATTTCACGATTCAAACAACATGAAAAACCAATCACAAAATTGCCAAAGCAATAATTGTACCACCATGAGCTTTGGTATTCCAAACACCCAAAGTTCATAAAAAGTGCTACTATGTCTTTCTGAAGACCCGCTTggtagacaaacaaacactcaccatAGGCAAAAGATTGTTGATAGAAAAATACTTTTACTCACAAGAGGCAAAACAAGGCGACACGACAAACTAACAGCATAGAAGCTCCTCAGTGCATGACACACAGAGCTCTCTGGGCAGGCACATCCGTTCTGGTGAATCCGTCGGCGAAGCCATCGCCCTCGACCAACGTGGGCCTCTTGTTGCACATGGGGCACAGTCTGTTGCGCTCCTGCGAGCTCCTCATCCAGATGATGAGGTTCCAGCGGAGGCCGGATGAGATGGGCAGTGCCCCGTGCATCTGCTGGCCTCTATGGAGCAGTCCCTCTGCCACGTGGTGCTCAACCTCggcacactctgtctcactcagcGGCACCTGGAGTATCGGCAGCGGGGTGCAACGTGGTAGAAGACACACTTAGATAGGGCCGCCTACAGCTGGTTTTTATTTTGGTTTGGTGTACAAAACAGTCTGTCACGGTGTTTCCAACACATTTACTGTATGACTGTAAATAAAAGCAAtacttttaaataatttttGGAGTTTGTTGGTTTGTTATTACAAATCTGTATTATTATAAATCTGTCATATTATAAAGCTGTGCTGATTCATCACCGATGCCAATGCAAACTTCTAAACAACACACCCACCTGTCTCATGTCCCCAAAATATAAATTTCCTTCAGTGAACTCTTTTCCCAGGGATACATTGAGGGTGACCTCTGCATTGTCATAGTGGTAACTCAGGTCCAGGTCCTCATTCATTGCGTATTTCACCACAAAGGCCTTGTGGCTGTCCAGGCACTTGCCTCCGCAGTCAGGATACAGCAGTGACGACACAGGCCTCAGGTAGAGCTCTCGGAGAGGAGTGATGAAAGCCTCATCAAAGCCAAGTTCATTTAGGAGGATCTGAAATATATTTCAGAGGAGATTTCTGATTTTCTGATTTTCATATCTGCTCGGATCAGGATAACGGGGAAATGGAAAACTGGAGCTTTACCCCATAATTGTTCATGGTGTTGGGTCTCCCTTTAGGTGCATCTGACAGTTCAATATGCTCCAGTTCTTCTATAAGTTTGTGGCAGAAGTCTTTGGTGAATACTGGAAACCTGTAGACTCTTGGTGCTATTAATAGAAGCAATCATATATTGTGCATTGAAATGTCTTGTCacaaaacacattacacacataagATCTGAAATCATCACTTATCTAGTCTGAAGTTCAACATTTTGACTGAAATTCCAAGCAATGTACGCTCACCAGTGTCGGAGTGGATCAATTTTAATAGTCCCTCCTCAGTAGCATCGTTGGTCAAGGAATACTGCATCATGTGAATAAATTCTGGGGCCAGATAAGCCTCCTGGAAAAGGTTTCCAATATAAAAATTCTACTGTGCTTTGCAATACATCTCAATTACAGCCTTTTCATTCGTATTGTTTACTTGTAAGTGGTAGACGTGCGGATGGAGAGGTGTGTAGTGCTTCTTTATAAgagctgctctctctgctgatTTCACACTTAGGCTTTTCCGCCTTTCAATCTCTGCATGGATCTGAGGATAGACGTTTTATGAGTAACCgcagtgtaaatatgtatatgtataaacCGAACTGACTGAACCGTCACCAACCTTTTTGAGGACTATATCAAACTGGTCGACTGTTGTGCAACCAAGGGTTTTCAAAATCTGTAACATAAGAAGGAATCGTAACCTTTATATTCATTATTACGCGTTGTATTTAGTGGTATCTATGTATTTAACTTACGTGTTGGTAATCCCATTTAAACTGTTCTTCGGACACGAATCGGACATGAAGTTTGTATTCGTCTAGAAAAATATTGTCAGTGCAAAGGCAGCTACAAGTGTAGAATGTATCCACAGGGCACTCGCTCTTAAGCATGACTACTTGATGGTATAACGTTAATGTTAACCTCAATTAAACATTATTCAGTGACAGTTCATGTGACACGTGATCCCTttaaacacaacagcagaaaacaaacaTCGTCTAACCTCCTCATTTTTTGGACTGTCCGTCTCCCGGATGTGACGTACTTTGTTTAAGTCCTTTACATATATTCGTCCGAGAAGGAAGACTCATGCATGAGCATGCATGTTAGCCTTTAAATGAAAGAAAACGATACCAATATCCAACATTGTGGTTAGAAGGTATTTTAGTTTGATCAAACACAACATTAAATATGAGCGAGATATTAGAGACAGGATAGATTTTTCAAAACATGACCTCGTCCATCAGTAAAAACTGACCGTCCTCACATTCGTGGAACTATTCTTCTACATGACTATCTTCGTGTGCTTTGACTTCTGTCACATTAGACACAATAAACATTCATGCGTCCGAAATAACCTATAGTTTTACATTATGTTAAGTGTAGAGTCCATACAAGtagctgaggaggaggtggttgAATCAAGCTCCAACCGACTCGAGGATATTTATACATTTGTAGCGCAGGGATGTTACCCACAGTCCATGAACCCAATAAGAAAGAAAAATCTTAAACGCTACGCTCAGAAGTTCATCATTGACGGTAACCTGTTACACATTTACTTGTTTTATATCACACTGATTTCGATGATACTTATTTAGCTAGTTTTTATACCATGACTGTAAGTTGTAAATGTGGAGTGTGCAAACACTTCCAGAGTAACGACTAATAAAGAAAAGTAGTGTGTAGCGTGGGTTGGGTTTGTCAACTGCCATTAAACTAGTAAGTAGATGCAGCTTTATCGACATGGTGTTACTCTTACTTTCACAGATGGACGGTTATATTATGTTGGACCCAAAAAGGAGGAGAAGCGAGAGGTGGTAATTGAATCAGAAAGAAAGCGTCAGATATTTCTAGAATGTCATTTGAATGATATTGGCCACCACCTCGGGCAGAAGAAGACCGTCCATCGGATTCAGTGCAAATATTACTGGCTTGGCATAGTCAAGGACGTGGTGGATTGGGTAAATATCGCTGTTACTGTGACTTTAGGATGCTCTTTGTGTCATGCATCATTCATCTGCAATGTTCATGGTTAAAAGTTTAAGTGTTTGCCTTTCAGATAAAAGTGTGTGAAACCTGccagcacacagagaggaatAAAAACATGACCAGAGTAATTCGGCCAATTAAGGTGGATGGTCCTTGGGAAGTTATTGCAGTTGAAATATTAGGTAAATTATAATACAAAGAAATGTACTACAGTTAATAGAGGTGTGAGTTGATGGATATCCTGTTCATTATTCTCTTGCTATAATCAGGTCCATTTCCTGGGACAGTGCCAGCTGGGAACATGCATGTGGTTGTAATCACGGATTACTTTAGCAAGTGGGTGGAGGGTTTTCCAGTCCAAAGGACAGATTCCCTTTCTGTAGCACGATGCATCTCTACATCTATTTACAGGTATTGGTTACTCATGGCAACTGACATACATAGACCTATGCATAGCATACAAAAGTACAGTTTCTTAAAAAAAGAGTTAATCTTCCAGGTTTGGGTCACTGAAAACGATTTGCGTCTGCCAAACAGCAGACTTTTGTGAGGAGGTATGGtgagagtatatatatatatgatcatTCTTATTCAGATTTGAACACTTAACCTTTGTTTAGAGCTGTGCTTACTTGTATTTTGTCtcagtgtttgtgctctgtTGTTTCAGGTCTCAAAGCACCTTTGTGAGAGGTGGAACATAGTTCAGAGGGTGTCCTCTGTAGACCAGTCCCAGAGAAATGCCCTATATGACCAGAGCAGTAGTCTTTTGAAGAATGCCATCAAGGACGTTGTGTCAGAAAAGCAGCTAGACTGGGATGATTTCATTGATCCAGTGCTGTCCTTGTTTCGAACATCAACAAACCCTACCACCAAGTTCACGCCGTATTGCTTAATGTTTAATAGGAAAGCCATTATGCCCAATGAGGTATGTTTTTGTTGCCTAACATCTTACAGTAACCAACCCCTTATGGGTATTGTGATAATTAGGAACAAAACTGTATCTTCTTTTCCACATTACTTATCTAGGCAATATATAGAGGTAGTTATGGGAAATCCCCACCCAACACATTTCAAATGGCATggctattttattttgtatttcccCTGAGCAATTAGTAACACCATTGCAGTAACTGCATGTATCTATCCGTGTTTATGTTCTGTCTCCTATTCATAGGTTAACCTGATGAAACTGGAGCTGCTTGCTCATGACAGTGGGGAGACATATGGCTTAAATGAACAGGGAGTCATGAGTTTAATGAGCACCATGCAGGAGCAACATAATGCTGTCAGACAGCTGGTAAGTCTGAAGACAGTATTTATGATCTCAGTTTTTTGTCAAATATGAAC
Encoded here:
- the ogfod2 gene encoding 2-oxoglutarate and iron-dependent oxygenase domain-containing protein 2; this translates as MLKSECPVDTFYTCSCLCTDNIFLDEYKLHVRFVSEEQFKWDYQHILKTLGCTTVDQFDIVLKKIHAEIERRKSLSVKSAERAALIKKHYTPLHPHVYHLQEAYLAPEFIHMMQYSLTNDATEEGLLKLIHSDTAPRVYRFPVFTKDFCHKLIEELEHIELSDAPKGRPNTMNNYGILLNELGFDEAFITPLRELYLRPVSSLLYPDCGGKCLDSHKAFVVKYAMNEDLDLSYHYDNAEVTLNVSLGKEFTEGNLYFGDMRQVPLSETECAEVEHHVAEGLLHRGQQMHGALPISSGLRWNLIIWMRSSQERNRLCPMCNKRPTLVEGDGFADGFTRTDVPAQRALCVMH
- the zgc:113436 gene encoding uncharacterized protein zgc:113436; the encoded protein is MLSVESIQVAEEEVVESSSNRLEDIYTFVAQGCYPQSMNPIRKKNLKRYAQKFIIDDGRLYYVGPKKEEKREVVIESERKRQIFLECHLNDIGHHLGQKKTVHRIQCKYYWLGIVKDVVDWIKVCETCQHTERNKNMTRVIRPIKVDGPWEVIAVEILGPFPGTVPAGNMHVVVITDYFSKWVEGFPVQRTDSLSVARCISTSIYRFGSLKTICVCQTADFCEEVSKHLCERWNIVQRVSSVDQSQRNALYDQSSSLLKNAIKDVVSEKQLDWDDFIDPVLSLFRTSTNPTTKFTPYCLMFNRKAIMPNEVNLMKLELLAHDSGETYGLNEQGVMSLMSTMQEQHNAVRQLVLANMNATYKQEKKNAKRRTRSVTYEVTEPLFGNEASPPCKKLKDSLFLSFPVETVLATEQNGTHGKKSDLEYPLPGSDVH